A window from Mycobacterium botniense encodes these proteins:
- a CDS encoding cytochrome P450 encodes MSNFDTVDFFTDASLIPDPHPYFDYLRSKNPVLQLPHYGVFAVTGYEEATAVYKDTDTFSNCVALGGPFPPLPFQPHGDDISAQIEAHRDQFPMFEHMVTMDPPDHTRARSLLSRLLTPSRLKENEDFMWRLADRQLEEFLDNGECEFISEYSKPFATLVIADLLGVPEDDHKQFRTVLGADRPGARVGALNHESVGVNPLEWLDDKFCSYIEDRRRTPRDDVLTALATARYPDGSTPEVIEVVRSATFLFAAGQETTAKLLSAALQVLGDRPDIQHQLRKDRSLIPAFIEESLRMESPVKSDSRLARRATTVGGVDIPAGAIVMVLPGAVNRDPRRFENPHEFRLDRKNVREHMAFARGVHTCPGGPLARVEGRVSIERILDRMSDIRINEAKHGPADNRRYTYEPTYILRGLSELHLTFTTAS; translated from the coding sequence ATGAGCAACTTCGACACGGTGGATTTCTTCACCGACGCGTCGCTGATTCCTGATCCGCACCCCTACTTCGATTACCTGCGGAGCAAAAACCCGGTGTTGCAGCTTCCGCACTACGGTGTTTTTGCCGTCACCGGCTATGAGGAAGCCACCGCCGTCTACAAGGACACCGACACCTTCTCCAACTGCGTCGCACTGGGCGGGCCGTTCCCACCGCTGCCCTTCCAACCCCACGGCGATGACATCAGCGCCCAAATCGAAGCACACCGCGACCAGTTTCCGATGTTCGAGCACATGGTCACCATGGACCCACCGGATCATACCCGGGCACGCTCGTTGTTGAGTCGGCTGCTGACCCCGAGCCGACTGAAGGAAAACGAGGATTTCATGTGGCGCCTGGCTGATCGTCAGCTCGAAGAATTCCTCGACAACGGTGAGTGCGAGTTCATCAGCGAATACTCAAAACCGTTCGCCACTTTGGTGATCGCCGATTTACTCGGTGTGCCTGAAGACGACCACAAGCAGTTCCGCACCGTCCTTGGTGCCGATCGTCCGGGCGCGCGGGTGGGTGCACTTAACCACGAATCGGTGGGTGTCAATCCACTGGAATGGCTCGATGACAAGTTCTGCTCCTATATCGAGGACCGTCGGCGCACACCGCGTGACGATGTGCTGACTGCGCTGGCGACGGCGAGATACCCGGATGGATCCACACCCGAGGTCATCGAGGTAGTGCGTTCAGCAACCTTCCTTTTCGCGGCCGGACAGGAAACGACCGCAAAGCTGCTCTCCGCTGCTCTGCAAGTGCTCGGCGACCGGCCCGACATCCAGCACCAGCTGCGGAAGGATCGCAGCCTGATTCCCGCCTTCATCGAGGAATCCCTGCGGATGGAGAGCCCGGTCAAAAGCGACTCGCGGCTGGCCCGCAGGGCCACCACGGTGGGCGGTGTCGACATTCCCGCCGGTGCGATCGTGATGGTGTTACCGGGAGCGGTCAACCGCGATCCCCGCCGGTTCGAGAACCCGCATGAGTTCCGCCTCGACCGCAAGAACGTCCGCGAGCACATGGCATTCGCCCGCGGGGTGCATACCTGCCCCGGCGGGCCGCTGGCCCGAGTGGAGGGGCGGGTCTCGATCGAGCGAATCCTGGACCGGATGAGCGACATCCGGATCAACGAAGCCAAACACGGCCCGGCGGATAACCGCCGCTACACCTACGAGCCCACGTACATCTTGCGGGGACTCAGCGAATTGCATCTCACTTTCACCACAGCCAGTTAA
- a CDS encoding AMP-binding protein codes for MRDIPVELAMHYAAAGWWTHDTLGQLLARGLAAAPSSQFRVHSAVRPWSGTFGDVERIARRLAAGLSARGVGPGDVVAFQLPNWMEAAATFWASAFLGAVVVPIVHFYGRKELAHILRTAQPRVFITAERFDRMTYHPDLCADIPIVGLVGRDFEGLLADEPMPGTIPTDPGHPALIAFTSGTTADPKGVIHSHQTLGCETRQLYDGYPPNRGRELTATPVGHFIGMLSALLVPVLEGGAINLCDTWDPARVLELMRTDGLAIGGGPPYFFTSLLDHPDFAEDHLRSIRAVGLGGAPVPAAVTRRLDELGIHVFRSYGSSEHPSITLTPHDAPAEKRLFTDGVPRPGVEVRLSPDGEVLSRGPDLFLGYTDDALTAAAFDDDGWYHTGDIGVIDADGYLTITDRKADVIIRGGENISAAEVEEVLLALPGVAEAVVVGAPDAGFGERVAAVLRRRPGHTLPTLDQVRAHFAGVGVARQKWPEILLEVDDYPRTASGKVQKRLVREGIAVRTK; via the coding sequence ATGCGTGATATTCCGGTGGAACTGGCCATGCACTATGCCGCAGCAGGCTGGTGGACCCACGACACCCTTGGCCAGTTGCTGGCCCGCGGCCTAGCCGCCGCCCCGAGCAGCCAGTTTCGGGTGCACTCCGCAGTGCGCCCCTGGTCCGGAACGTTCGGCGACGTCGAGCGGATCGCGCGCCGGCTGGCTGCGGGATTGTCTGCGCGCGGCGTCGGTCCGGGTGACGTGGTGGCATTCCAGCTGCCGAACTGGATGGAAGCTGCTGCGACATTCTGGGCGTCGGCGTTTCTGGGCGCGGTCGTGGTTCCCATCGTGCATTTCTACGGCCGCAAAGAACTGGCACACATTCTGCGCACTGCGCAACCGCGCGTGTTCATCACCGCCGAACGGTTCGACCGCATGACCTATCACCCCGACCTGTGTGCGGACATTCCCATCGTCGGCCTGGTCGGACGCGATTTCGAAGGGTTGCTCGCCGACGAGCCCATGCCGGGCACTATCCCCACCGATCCCGGCCACCCGGCGCTGATCGCCTTCACCTCTGGCACCACGGCCGATCCCAAAGGCGTCATTCACAGTCACCAGACGCTGGGCTGCGAGACCCGGCAACTCTACGACGGGTACCCGCCGAATCGGGGGCGGGAGCTCACCGCGACTCCGGTGGGGCACTTCATCGGAATGCTCAGCGCCTTGTTGGTGCCCGTGCTCGAGGGTGGGGCGATCAACCTGTGCGACACCTGGGATCCGGCCCGGGTCCTCGAGCTGATGAGGACTGACGGTTTGGCCATCGGAGGTGGTCCTCCCTACTTCTTCACCAGCCTGCTCGACCATCCCGACTTCGCCGAAGACCACCTGCGCAGCATTCGGGCCGTCGGTCTGGGCGGAGCACCGGTACCGGCTGCAGTCACCCGCCGGCTCGATGAGCTCGGTATTCATGTCTTCCGCTCCTATGGCAGCAGCGAACACCCGTCGATCACCTTGACGCCGCACGACGCTCCGGCGGAAAAGCGCCTGTTTACCGACGGGGTTCCCCGGCCGGGGGTGGAGGTTCGGCTCTCACCCGACGGCGAGGTTCTCAGCCGCGGCCCAGACCTGTTCCTGGGCTATACCGATGACGCGCTGACCGCGGCGGCGTTCGACGATGACGGCTGGTATCACACCGGCGATATCGGCGTCATCGACGCTGATGGGTACCTCACCATCACGGATCGCAAGGCCGACGTGATCATCCGTGGCGGCGAAAATATCAGTGCCGCTGAAGTCGAAGAAGTGCTGTTGGCATTGCCGGGGGTGGCCGAGGCGGTGGTGGTCGGTGCGCCCGACGCCGGGTTTGGTGAACGAGTCGCCGCCGTGTTGCGTCGCAGACCGGGACACACTCTGCCGACCCTCGACCAGGTTCGCGCTCATTTCGCCGGGGTGGGAGTGGCACGGCAGAAGTGGCCGGAAATCCTGCTGGAGGTCGATGACTATCCGCGCACGGCGAGTGGCAAGGTGCAAAAGCGGCTGGTCCGTGAGGGGATTGCAGTACGCACTAAATGA
- a CDS encoding SDR family NAD(P)-dependent oxidoreductase — MTAKTIVITGASDGIGAAAARRLRRAGEHVVVIGRSETKTHAVAAELDADCFVADFADLAQVRALAEKLRTRYPRIDVLANNAGGMTRTIRITNDGYEHTYQVNYLAPFLLTTQLMEVLVESRASIVNTTSSSQKLLGKVSIDDLHNTHRHRPSTAYALTKLAIILFTKELHRRYHGVGVSAVTFHPGYVDSNFGPASGSRVLAFMRHLPTTRLVATADEGADQLVWLASGTPGFDWQPGEYYSRHKIAKPHRAAADSELARELWDRSLAVVAG, encoded by the coding sequence ATGACCGCCAAGACTATTGTCATCACCGGCGCCAGTGACGGGATCGGTGCTGCGGCGGCGCGCCGCTTGCGGCGAGCCGGGGAACATGTGGTGGTGATCGGCCGATCGGAGACCAAGACCCACGCGGTGGCCGCAGAACTGGATGCCGACTGTTTCGTGGCCGACTTCGCCGACCTGGCCCAGGTGCGAGCATTGGCCGAGAAGTTGCGTACGCGCTACCCACGGATCGATGTGTTGGCCAACAACGCCGGCGGCATGACACGCACGATCCGGATCACCAACGACGGGTATGAGCACACCTACCAGGTCAACTACCTGGCCCCGTTTCTGCTCACCACGCAGTTGATGGAGGTCCTGGTCGAGTCGCGCGCGTCGATCGTCAACACCACCAGTTCGTCGCAAAAGCTGCTGGGCAAGGTCAGCATCGACGACCTTCACAACACGCACCGCCATCGCCCCAGCACCGCATACGCCCTCACCAAGCTGGCAATCATCTTGTTCACCAAGGAATTACATCGTCGATACCATGGTGTGGGGGTGTCCGCGGTGACGTTTCACCCCGGCTATGTCGACTCCAACTTCGGTCCTGCATCGGGGTCACGGGTCTTGGCTTTCATGCGGCACCTGCCCACCACGCGTCTGGTTGCGACCGCAGACGAAGGAGCTGATCAACTGGTCTGGCTGGCTTCGGGCACCCCCGGTTTTGACTGGCAACCAGGCGAATACTACTCACGGCACAAGATCGCCAAACCGCACCGTGCAGCAGCGGATTCAGAGCTCGCCCGCGAGCTGTGGGACCGTAGCCTAGCCGTGGTCGCAGGTTAG
- a CDS encoding LLM class flavin-dependent oxidoreductase, which translates to MFSMRFDMRAPDSGAPATQLYATAIDMCAWAETRGCSGVVLCEHHGSPDGYLPTPLILASAIAARTEQLALTSVVILPLYDPVRLAEEMAVLDIISRGRVSYIFGLGYRPEEYQHFGVDMGARGRIADENLAMLRRLLSGETVLHHGRQITVTPAPCTGGGPMIMWGGGSLAAARRAGKYGLSFLAQANVPGCREAYEAACRAHGHQPGMTLLPDRETASVCFVADDVDHAWAELGPYLLHDARAYADWNPGNDTSAGIADVHTIEELRALSRTYRIFTVPEAIAHVRGGGMLTLAPLCGGLPPDIAWPYLKRVTEAVVPALALDPAGDGMHNDPTEPGQTREKQEA; encoded by the coding sequence GTGTTCTCGATGCGCTTCGACATGCGTGCCCCAGACTCGGGCGCGCCGGCGACACAGCTGTATGCGACCGCTATCGACATGTGCGCCTGGGCCGAGACACGTGGTTGCTCCGGCGTCGTGCTCTGTGAGCACCACGGCTCCCCGGACGGTTATCTGCCGACGCCACTGATCCTCGCTTCGGCTATCGCGGCACGCACCGAGCAGCTGGCGCTGACCTCGGTGGTAATCCTGCCGCTATATGACCCGGTTCGGCTCGCCGAAGAGATGGCGGTGCTCGATATCATCAGCCGGGGCCGGGTCTCGTACATATTCGGGTTGGGGTATCGGCCTGAAGAGTACCAACACTTCGGCGTGGATATGGGTGCGCGCGGGCGCATCGCCGACGAGAATCTGGCGATGCTGCGCCGGTTGCTCAGCGGTGAGACGGTCCTGCACCATGGGCGGCAGATCACGGTGACGCCGGCGCCGTGCACCGGCGGTGGCCCGATGATCATGTGGGGCGGTGGCAGTCTGGCAGCCGCCCGGCGTGCCGGAAAATATGGGCTGTCCTTTCTCGCGCAAGCCAACGTTCCCGGCTGCCGGGAAGCCTATGAGGCGGCCTGCCGCGCGCACGGGCACCAGCCGGGTATGACGTTGTTGCCGGACCGCGAGACCGCATCGGTGTGTTTTGTCGCCGATGACGTCGATCACGCCTGGGCAGAACTCGGCCCCTACCTGCTGCATGACGCGCGCGCTTACGCCGACTGGAACCCGGGAAACGACACCTCGGCCGGAATCGCGGACGTGCATACCATCGAGGAGTTGCGCGCGCTATCACGCACATATCGCATCTTCACCGTGCCGGAGGCCATCGCCCACGTCCGCGGTGGCGGCATGCTCACCCTGGCACCGCTGTGCGGCGGACTTCCACCCGATATCGCCTGGCCGTACCTGAAGCGCGTCACCGAGGCCGTCGTTCCGGCGCTGGCCCTCGATCCCGCCGGCGACGGGATGCACAACGATCCCACCGAACCCGGGCAGACCCGCGAGAAACAAGAGGCTTAG
- a CDS encoding MCE family protein: MLSRFVRIQLAIFTFVGIVGVIAMALVYIQVPTLLGIGRMTVTLELPASGGLYRFSNVTYRGVPVGKVTAVGLTPHGTKATLSLATSPKIPADLRAEVRSISAVGEQYVDLRPRTDGPPYLRDGSVIPMRDATIPQPVGPMLDQVSALINSIPGNKLNRLLDESFHGFNGSGFDLGSLFDSSATVSRDANSVANRTRGLVDDTGPLLDSQARTTDAIRTWARSLAGISDVLVTDDSRVRTLLQNGPEAANEASRLLEQVKPTLPVLLANLTTIGQIGVTYHPSLEQLLVLLPPIVAALQTANPPNHSDGLAEGDFALTIDDPPICTVGFLPPSQWRSPADESDIDTPDGLYCKLPQDSPIAVRGARNYPCMGHPGKRAPTVEICNSDKPYEPLAMRQHTLGPYPLDPNLLAQGIPPDDRVTFGDRIFAPKEGTPLPPGAVPRGTPPGPRGEYGPPGPGHAAPPAPSSTPPPAATMSPLSADLASIAPLDVPAPGEIPSPPPVPAPPPVATAPDTVTGARPQAAPSSFGTKASGPLVAIAQYDPRTGRYVGPDGRLYQQSDLAHPGSAKRWQDLMLPA; the protein is encoded by the coding sequence ATGCTGAGCCGCTTTGTCCGGATTCAGCTGGCGATCTTCACGTTCGTGGGGATCGTTGGTGTGATCGCGATGGCCCTCGTCTATATCCAGGTACCGACCTTGCTGGGCATCGGGCGCATGACAGTGACCCTTGAGCTACCGGCCTCAGGGGGCCTGTACCGGTTTTCCAACGTAACCTACCGGGGTGTGCCGGTGGGGAAAGTCACTGCGGTGGGGCTGACACCCCACGGCACGAAAGCCACGCTGTCCCTGGCCACCTCACCCAAGATTCCGGCGGACTTGCGAGCAGAGGTGCGCAGTATCTCGGCGGTCGGCGAACAGTACGTCGACTTGCGGCCGCGAACCGACGGCCCGCCTTACCTGCGCGACGGTTCGGTCATACCCATGCGCGACGCCACGATCCCGCAACCGGTCGGGCCCATGCTCGATCAGGTCAGCGCCTTGATCAACAGCATTCCCGGGAACAAACTCAACCGATTGCTTGATGAGTCGTTCCACGGCTTCAACGGGTCCGGTTTCGACCTGGGATCACTGTTCGACTCGTCGGCCACCGTCTCCCGCGACGCCAACAGTGTCGCCAACCGGACCCGTGGCCTCGTCGACGACACCGGCCCGCTGCTGGATTCACAAGCACGCACCACCGACGCGATCAGAACCTGGGCGCGCAGCCTCGCCGGGATCTCGGATGTGCTGGTGACCGACGATTCGCGGGTGCGCACCCTGTTGCAGAACGGACCCGAAGCCGCCAACGAGGCGTCGCGGCTGCTCGAGCAGGTCAAACCGACGCTGCCGGTGCTGCTGGCCAACCTCACCACCATCGGCCAGATCGGCGTGACATATCACCCCTCGTTGGAGCAGTTGCTGGTGCTGCTGCCACCGATTGTTGCCGCACTGCAAACAGCCAATCCGCCCAATCATTCGGACGGTTTGGCTGAAGGTGACTTCGCCCTCACGATCGACGACCCGCCGATCTGCACGGTCGGCTTCCTGCCGCCCAGCCAATGGCGATCCCCGGCCGACGAAAGTGATATCGATACACCCGACGGGCTGTACTGCAAACTGCCGCAGGATTCGCCGATCGCCGTTCGCGGCGCCCGCAACTATCCGTGCATGGGCCATCCCGGCAAACGCGCTCCCACGGTCGAAATCTGCAATAGCGACAAGCCATACGAGCCGCTGGCGATGAGGCAGCACACGCTGGGCCCCTACCCGTTGGATCCAAACCTGCTCGCCCAGGGCATCCCGCCCGATGACCGGGTCACCTTCGGTGACAGGATCTTCGCCCCGAAGGAGGGAACGCCGCTGCCGCCGGGGGCGGTCCCACGGGGAACACCGCCGGGGCCCAGAGGAGAATACGGGCCGCCGGGACCGGGGCACGCCGCACCGCCGGCGCCGTCGTCCACACCGCCACCGGCGGCCACCATGTCACCGCTGTCGGCCGACCTTGCGTCCATCGCGCCACTCGACGTACCCGCCCCAGGTGAGATTCCGTCACCGCCACCGGTGCCCGCACCGCCGCCGGTTGCCACGGCACCCGACACGGTCACTGGTGCACGGCCGCAGGCGGCTCCAAGCTCGTTCGGGACCAAGGCATCCGGACCGTTGGTTGCGATCGCCCAGTACGACCCGCGCACTGGGCGATACGTCGGCCCCGATGGCCGCTTATACCAGCAGTCAGACCTGGCGCACCCGGGGTCGGCCAAAAGATGGCAAGACCTGATGCTGCCCGCCTGA
- a CDS encoding TetR/AcrR family transcriptional regulator — protein MTSARRIGAPDAKNRTLLLEAAEQLMLEAGYAAVTSRRLASKAGLKPQLVHYYFRTMDDLFLALFRRQAEAGLRAQARALESPQPLWALWRLGTDPGFTRITMEFMALANHRKEMRAEIAYYAERFRDEQCKAVSAALGRYGAAGKDVPPVVWTVLMTSVSRVLVLEQALGMSTGHAETVALVEHYLRRLEGDPLP, from the coding sequence ATGACGTCGGCCCGCAGGATCGGTGCACCGGACGCGAAGAATCGAACCCTACTGCTCGAGGCGGCCGAGCAGTTGATGCTCGAAGCAGGCTATGCCGCGGTGACGTCGCGCCGCCTGGCCAGCAAGGCGGGACTGAAGCCCCAGCTGGTGCACTACTACTTCCGTACCATGGACGACCTGTTCCTGGCGCTTTTCCGGCGCCAGGCGGAAGCGGGTCTTCGGGCGCAGGCTCGGGCACTGGAGTCGCCGCAACCGTTGTGGGCGCTGTGGCGACTTGGTACAGATCCCGGATTCACACGCATCACAATGGAATTCATGGCTCTTGCGAATCATCGCAAAGAGATGAGAGCCGAAATAGCTTACTACGCAGAACGTTTCCGCGACGAGCAATGTAAGGCAGTGTCTGCAGCACTCGGTCGCTACGGCGCTGCCGGCAAGGACGTGCCGCCGGTAGTGTGGACGGTCCTGATGACAAGTGTCTCACGGGTTCTGGTGCTCGAGCAGGCTCTTGGCATGTCTACCGGACACGCCGAAACGGTGGCGCTGGTCGAACACTACCTGCGTCGGCTGGAAGGCGACCCGCTGCCGTAG
- a CDS encoding cytochrome P450 — translation MTDASVVDVYYDPFDFEIDDDPYPVWKRLRDEAPLYYNEKFNFFALSRYADVAPALNDWERFRSGRGTTADIMLSGFEIPPGIILWEDPPIHDLHRRLLSRVFTPRRMEAVEGLARQYCVRALDPHVGSGRFDFIEDLGAQMPMRVIGYLVGIPEADQEMIRKRTDSLLTLTEGKPAFDATSFEQSYEIFADYIDWRADHPSDDLMTELLNAEVEEPDGTRRRLTRTEVLTYTSTIAGAGNETTTRLIGFIGQLFSDHPDQRREIAADRSLIPQAIEEVLRYEAPSPVQARYVATDVEYYGRTVPEGSIMLLLNGSANRDERRFADAERFDIHHTGSHLSFGHGLHFCLGSALARMEARVALDEVLNRWPDWQVDYDNAVRAHTASVRGWARLPVITG, via the coding sequence ATGACCGACGCCAGCGTTGTCGACGTGTATTACGACCCATTCGATTTCGAAATCGATGATGATCCTTATCCGGTGTGGAAACGACTTCGCGACGAGGCGCCGCTGTACTACAACGAGAAATTCAACTTTTTCGCGCTGAGCCGCTACGCGGATGTGGCTCCCGCCCTTAACGACTGGGAGCGCTTCCGCTCCGGCCGGGGCACCACCGCTGACATCATGCTCAGCGGTTTCGAAATCCCGCCGGGCATCATTTTATGGGAAGATCCCCCAATTCATGATCTGCACCGTCGGCTGCTGTCGCGGGTGTTTACTCCCCGGCGGATGGAAGCGGTCGAGGGGCTGGCGCGCCAGTATTGCGTGCGAGCACTGGACCCCCACGTTGGTTCTGGCCGTTTCGATTTCATCGAAGACCTTGGGGCGCAGATGCCGATGCGGGTGATCGGGTACCTGGTGGGTATCCCCGAGGCCGACCAGGAGATGATCCGCAAACGCACCGATAGTCTCCTGACCTTGACAGAAGGCAAGCCCGCCTTCGACGCCACCAGTTTCGAGCAGTCCTACGAGATCTTCGCCGACTACATCGATTGGCGGGCCGATCATCCATCCGATGATCTGATGACCGAGCTGCTCAACGCCGAAGTGGAAGAACCGGACGGTACCCGGCGACGCCTGACGCGAACCGAGGTCCTGACCTACACCAGCACCATCGCCGGCGCAGGTAACGAGACGACCACGCGGCTGATCGGTTTCATTGGCCAACTGTTCTCCGATCATCCCGATCAGCGCCGCGAGATCGCGGCTGACCGTTCGCTGATTCCCCAGGCGATCGAAGAGGTGCTGCGGTATGAGGCGCCATCGCCGGTACAGGCCCGGTATGTCGCCACCGACGTCGAGTACTACGGGCGCACCGTCCCGGAGGGCTCCATCATGTTGTTGTTGAACGGATCCGCCAACCGCGATGAGCGGCGTTTCGCCGACGCCGAGCGCTTCGATATCCATCACACCGGCTCGCATCTAAGCTTCGGGCACGGTCTGCATTTCTGCCTGGGTTCGGCCCTGGCGCGCATGGAAGCCCGGGTCGCGCTTGACGAAGTGCTCAATCGCTGGCCCGATTGGCAGGTGGATTATGACAACGCGGTTCGCGCCCACACGGCCAGTGTGCGCGGTTGGGCGCGATTACCGGTGATCACCGGCTGA
- a CDS encoding enoyl-CoA hydratase/isomerase family protein produces the protein MVDLELDHGLAVLTIDRPHARNAIALDTMAQLEQALDAAAGAHTLVIRGAGDRAFVSGGDLKELSAIRTADDAAAMAWRMRAICDRIASFPAPVIAALNGHALGGGAEVAVAADIRLAADDIKIGFNQVALEIMPAWGGAERLAALVGKNRALLLAGTGTVLEATEAQRIGLIDEILPRSSFEQGWRQIAKKLAKRPAMEIKRVIGGVSAEEAVKAFAQLWVDDAHWRAADRALNPSSNPR, from the coding sequence ATGGTGGACTTGGAACTCGACCACGGGCTCGCGGTGCTCACCATTGACCGCCCGCATGCCCGCAATGCCATTGCGCTGGATACCATGGCACAGCTGGAGCAAGCCCTCGATGCCGCCGCGGGAGCGCACACTCTGGTCATCCGGGGCGCCGGTGACCGAGCATTCGTTTCGGGCGGCGACCTCAAGGAACTCAGCGCCATCAGAACAGCGGACGACGCCGCCGCGATGGCGTGGCGGATGCGGGCGATATGCGACCGGATCGCAAGCTTTCCCGCCCCGGTGATCGCCGCGCTGAATGGTCACGCACTCGGCGGGGGCGCCGAGGTCGCGGTGGCCGCCGACATCCGCCTGGCGGCCGACGACATCAAGATCGGTTTCAACCAGGTGGCCCTGGAGATCATGCCGGCGTGGGGCGGAGCCGAACGGCTGGCGGCTTTGGTCGGCAAGAACCGGGCACTGCTGCTAGCGGGCACCGGCACGGTGCTCGAGGCCACCGAGGCCCAACGCATCGGGCTGATCGACGAAATCCTGCCCCGCTCGTCCTTCGAGCAGGGGTGGCGGCAGATTGCCAAAAAGCTTGCCAAGCGCCCGGCGATGGAGATCAAGCGCGTCATCGGCGGGGTGTCCGCCGAGGAAGCGGTGAAAGCCTTTGCGCAGCTATGGGTTGACGATGCGCACTGGCGGGCCGCAGACCGGGCGCTGAACCCCAGTAGCAATCCGCGATAA
- a CDS encoding TetR/AcrR family transcriptional regulator has translation MVKTQEADTGDVVQARPGCPRVRVTMVSARRFGAPDAKTRATLLDAAEQLMLEEGWAAVTGRRVAEKAGLRSQLVHYYFRSMDDLLLAVFRRRAEQSFKANAKALSSPQPLWALWRMFNNPPFSVFTMELFALANHRAELRTELAHYAERFRNEQTRTLARVLKGYGVDTQRFPPAAVAFLMTGVPGVLFMEEALGISAGHAEIVALVERYLRRLEGDPVTSS, from the coding sequence ATGGTCAAGACTCAGGAGGCCGACACCGGCGATGTTGTTCAAGCCCGGCCGGGCTGCCCACGAGTGCGGGTAACGATGGTATCGGCCCGCAGATTCGGGGCACCGGACGCGAAGACCCGCGCCACGCTGCTGGACGCCGCCGAGCAGCTGATGCTCGAGGAGGGCTGGGCAGCCGTCACCGGGCGGCGGGTGGCGGAGAAGGCGGGTCTGCGATCTCAGCTCGTGCACTATTACTTTCGCAGCATGGACGATCTGCTGCTGGCAGTGTTCCGTCGCCGCGCCGAGCAGAGCTTCAAGGCGAACGCCAAAGCGTTGAGTTCGCCGCAGCCGTTATGGGCGCTGTGGCGGATGTTCAACAATCCGCCGTTCAGTGTTTTCACCATGGAACTCTTCGCGTTGGCCAACCACCGCGCGGAGCTCAGGACGGAGCTCGCCCATTACGCTGAGCGGTTCCGCAACGAGCAGACACGGACATTGGCCCGCGTCCTGAAAGGCTACGGGGTTGACACACAGCGATTCCCGCCGGCCGCGGTGGCCTTCCTGATGACGGGCGTGCCCGGTGTGCTGTTCATGGAAGAAGCTCTCGGTATCTCGGCCGGTCACGCCGAAATCGTCGCGCTCGTGGAGCGCTACCTCCGGCGGCTCGAAGGTGATCCGGTGACGTCGTCATGA
- a CDS encoding LLM class flavin-dependent oxidoreductase, translating into MKDLDIGVYVPQIGFSYDDVLHRARRCEELGIGSLWLYDHLYGPGAPGVASLEAWTLATALLSSTERLRVGHMVLCNQFRHPVVLAKMATTLDQIAAGRLQLGIGSGSIEDEHTRTGLPWGNFAERSERLAETLEILSQAFSKGVIDFAGKHYTVRNMPIVPGPAQQPRPPIVVGGVGEKYTLPLVARYADVWNVPTYGLNELERKISILQSICGDIGRDPTSIVLSIEAVMALAPDESSLPKVRQIAERRFGAPGFGLHEGGLIGTPQVIVDRLNELHALGFRQVVLFTHDRASDETLELLASSVIAQI; encoded by the coding sequence GTGAAGGATCTGGACATCGGCGTGTACGTGCCCCAGATAGGCTTTTCCTATGACGATGTCCTGCACCGGGCTCGGCGCTGCGAGGAACTGGGCATCGGGTCACTGTGGCTTTACGACCACCTGTATGGCCCCGGAGCCCCCGGCGTCGCCTCGCTCGAAGCATGGACGCTGGCGACCGCGCTGTTGAGCAGCACCGAGCGCTTGCGGGTGGGGCATATGGTGTTATGCAACCAGTTTCGCCACCCAGTCGTGCTGGCCAAAATGGCGACCACCCTCGACCAGATCGCGGCGGGCCGCCTGCAGCTCGGCATCGGTAGCGGCTCCATCGAAGACGAGCACACTCGAACGGGTTTGCCCTGGGGAAACTTCGCCGAACGAAGCGAGCGCCTGGCCGAGACGCTGGAGATCTTGAGCCAGGCTTTCAGCAAAGGGGTCATCGATTTCGCGGGCAAGCATTACACGGTGCGCAACATGCCGATCGTGCCGGGCCCGGCGCAGCAGCCCCGGCCTCCTATCGTCGTTGGGGGCGTGGGCGAAAAGTACACTCTGCCCTTGGTGGCGCGCTACGCCGATGTGTGGAACGTGCCCACTTACGGGCTAAACGAACTTGAACGCAAAATCTCTATTCTGCAGTCGATTTGCGGCGATATAGGCCGCGACCCGACCAGCATTGTCCTGTCGATCGAAGCCGTCATGGCGCTTGCCCCAGACGAGTCGTCGCTGCCAAAGGTCCGTCAGATCGCCGAAAGACGCTTCGGTGCACCGGGTTTCGGTTTACACGAAGGCGGTCTTATCGGCACCCCGCAGGTCATCGTGGATCGGCTCAATGAACTTCACGCGCTTGGTTTTCGGCAGGTGGTGCTTTTCACCCATGACCGAGCGTCGGATGAGACGCTGGAACTGCTCGCTTCGAGCGTGATTGCCCAGATCTGA